AACGCGCATCTTCAAAGTGCAGGGCGCGCGGGCGTGGCGCGCGTACGAACTGCGCCGCGGCGACGAACTCGTCGCGAGCGGTGAGACGGAGTGGGTGTGGCTCGACCCCGTGCGTCAACGTCCGCGCGCCGCCGCGCCCGAAGTGCTCGCGGCGTTCGGCGTGCCCGCGTCGTGACGAACCTTCCTCGAGGACGCCGACGCGGCCACGCCGATCTTCACTCGGCGGACGTCACTTCACGAGGCTGGCCGCCACGGCGTCTCGGTGCGCGCCCGAGTCGAGCAAGTCGCGCAAGACGCGCACGGTGCGCTCCAAGTCCGCCTCGTCGTTGTACAGCGCGACGGGCGCGAGGCGCAGGATGTCGGGTTCTCGAAAGTCGGGAACGATGCCGCGCGCGCGCAGCGCGAGCGACAACGCTCCTGCCTCGGGATGCGCGAGCGCCACGTGCCCGCCGCGCCGCGCCGCTTCACGCGGCGTGACAATGCGCACTTCCGGCAGGACCTCGTCGACGAGGCGCGTCAAGTGCGCCGTGAGTTCGAGCGATCGCCCGCGAATCGCGGTCATGCCGAGCTCGTCGAACGCTTCGAGCGCTCCTTTGAGCGCGCCGAGCGCGAGGATGCTGGGCGTTCCGATTTGAAAGGCGCCCGCGCCGCGCGCTTTGCGAAACGTCGGCGCCATTTCGAACTGCGAGGCCTTGTCGTGCCCCCACCATCCGGCGAGGCCCGGCACGCGGTCGAAGTGCCGATCGTGCACGAACAGACCGCCGGGCGCGCCCGGTCCGGCGTTGACGTACTTGTAGTGGCACCACACGGCGAAGTCGACCTCGTCGTCGTGAAAGGCGTGCGGCACGCTGCCCGCCGAGTGCGCCGCGTCCCACCCGATCAGCAGACCGCGGTCGTGCGCGACGCGCGTCCAGCGGGAAACGTCGAGCAGTTGCCCGCTGCGGTACAGCACGGTCGGCAGCCACGCCAGGGCGACGTCGCCTGCGAGCGCCGCGTCGACGTCGTCGTCGTGCAGCGTGTACCCGTCGCGGCTGGGAATCAAGCGAACTTCCGCGCCTTCGCGCTCGGCCCAGCTGTTCAAAGCGTACAAGTCCGACGGAAAGTCGAGGCTCGTCGCCACGAGATGCCGCCGTGGCCCTTGAGGTCGATAGAACGTCGCCAGAAGCGCGTGCATGTTCGAGGTGATCGAACCGGTCGCGATGACCTCGTCGTCCCTCGCGCCGACGAGGCGCGCGAGGGACGGCGACAACCGCTCGGCGAAGTCGAACCAGGCGTCCCAACCTTCCACCGCGCGCTGCTCCCACTCGTCGAGCCGCGCGAGCAACTCTTCCTTGGCGCGCGAGGGCAGCGGTCCGAGCGAGTTGCCGTCGAGGTAGATCTTGCCGCGCGGCGTCGCGAAGTCGCCGCGCCTCATCGCAAGATCACCCGCGCGGGCGCGCCGTCGCCGCCCCACAGCGGCAGCGGCAGGCACACGAGTTCGTATGCGCCGGGCGCGACGCCGTCGAGGTCGAGACCTTCGAGGATGAACACGCCCGCCTCCTTGCACGCCATGTGCGCGTCGAGCGTCTTGCTCGTGAGCGGATCGACGCTCGGCGCGTCCGTGCCGACGAGTTTGACGCCGCGCTCGGCGAGCGCGCGAATCAACTCGGGCGACAACGCCGAGAAGGTCGTCGGAAAGGTCTCCCAACGCGCGGGTTGTCCCGTGTACAGCAGCACGCGTTCGGGCAGATCGCCCGCGCCGTCGAGGACGCTGGCGGGAACGACGTCGAAACCGGTCGCGCTCAAGACGCGGCACGGCCCGACCCACACGCTCAGCGGCACCTCGTGCAATTGCAAGCCCGCGTCGTCGTAGTGAAAGGGCGCGTCGACGTGCGTGCCGGTATGCGAACTCGTCGCGATGAGGACCGTGTTGACGGCGTCGCCACCCGAGATGCGCAAGCGCGGTTCGAGACGGTACGGTTCGTCGCCCGGCCAGTTGGGATGGCCGGGCGTGAGTTGACGAGTGACATCACGCATGCCGCCAGTGTAACGGCTGCGCGGCGACGTCCTTCACGCGGTCGGCGTGGCGAGGTCCGCGTGAAGGACGTCGCCGACCGTCGTGCTCTTCGCGGACCTCGCCTTCTGCATCACGTCGTGACGCCGACGTCGTGCAGCAGCACGCCCGCGCGCACGAGCAGATTGCGGAACGTTTCGGACGGTTCGCGCGCGCTTCGCCGCCACATCGCCACGAAGTTGAGAATCGCCCCGACGCGCAACTCCGCGTGCAAGTCGGGCTTCACGCCGAACGGCTCCAGGGCGCGCGCGTACGCCGCGAGCACTTCGTCTTCGAGGGCGCGGCGTTCCACGAGCGACAAGCGCAAGCCCAGCAGGTGCGCGAGGTCGAATCCGAGCGGGGCGACGCCCGCGTGCTGGTAATCGACGAGGTACGCGCCCCGCTCGGAGAACAGCACTTGGCCGAAGTGCAAGTCGCCGTGCGTCATCGTCGCGATGGTCGGCGCGCTCAGCAAGGTCTCCAACGCGTTCGGGGCGCGCAAGCGCTTGGCGGCCGCTTCGATATCGCTCGGCACGCCGAACGCCGGGACGCGCGCCAACGCCGCTCGGGCTTTCTCAGCGACTTTCACGGGCGCCCACGGAAAGGTCGGGTGTTCGCTCAGCGCGGCGTGCCCGGCCCACGCGCCGTGCAACCGCGCGACGATCGCCGTGAAGTGCGGCAGCTTCGCGAGGCGTTCGCGCTCGTCGAGGTCGCCCCAGCCGCGCGTCTCGTCGGTGAGGTCGCGCAGCACGACGTGCGCTTTGCGCGTCGCGTCGTCGCTCGCCGCGTGCAGCAACGCCGCGTGCGGCACGTCCACGCGAGGCGCGAAGGCGCGCAAGTACAGCGTTTCACGTTGAAAGCGCGCGAAGGCCCGCGCGTCGAAGTCGAGCGCGCGGCGATACTTCACGAACAAGGGCGGCGCGCCGTCGGCGCGCGCGCGCGCGTAACTCGCCGTCTCGCCGTTCCAACCGTCGAGCGTCTCGACGGAACCGAACGTGGAGCGCAGCGCCCGAGGAATGTGACGCGCCGTGACGATCGGACCGCCGCTCAAAGCGCGAGCGGCGGTCCGAACGGCGAGCGAGACGTTCAGGCGAGCCACATCACCGCGCCGCCGATGAGGGCGGCCGTGCTCACGAAGAGCCCCAGGAACACTGCGCAACCGAAGCTGCGACGGTGCGACGCGCGCCGATATCCGCCGTGCGAGCGATGATGGTGATGGTGATGCCCGGACGAGTGCGAGTGCGAACCGAAACTGAAGCCACCTCCGGAAAAGCTGCTCATGCCTCAATGTACGCGAACGGCCACCCGAAAGTTGCGCTTCAGCGCCGCAACCGCTCGGGCCGCAATCCGTACGCGGTGATGTAGGCGGGCACGCGCCGCAAACCGGGAAGGCGGTGCAACATCCGTAGCGCCAGCATCGGCACGTGCAGCGTCGCCCCGCCGTGAATCGTGATGACTTCGCGTTCCTCCACGACTTGCTGCGCTTGCAACACCGCGATTTGCCAAGCGCGCGCTCGCTGCACGCTGCGAAGGTGCCGTTCGCGCAGCGCGCCCGCGCGAAGCGGTGCGGAGAGGCGGTTGGCGGCGGCGATCGCGTCTTGCACGGCCATGTTGATGCCGAGCCCGCCGATGGGGGAGATCGGATGCGCGGCGTCCCCGATCAGCAGCAAGCCGTCACGGTGCCACCTCGGCGCGCGCGCCACTTGCACCGACAAGAGCTGCACTTGCCGCCAGTCCGTCAGAAGCGACGCGCGGTCGGCGAGCCACGGAATGGTCTCCTCCACGGCGCGCCGCAACGCCGTCACGCCCGCCGCCTTGGCGCGCGCGTACGATCCTTTCTCGATAGAGTACCCGACTTGCCAGCGTTCGCCGTGGTCGGTCGTGACGATGCAGTGCGGCCCGCCGAGGTACAAGTCGACGAAGCCGCTGGGATCGCTTGCACGGCGCGGCAGCGCGAACCACAACACGTCTTGCCCGGGCGAGTGGACGTGCAACGGCAAGCTCGCGAGGTCGCGCACTTTCGAGAAGCGGCCGTCCGCGCCGACCGTGAGGGTCGCCGGGACGTCGATGATGCCGTCGTCCGTGCGGGCGGTGACACCCGTGACGCGCCCGTCACGCGTGGTGAGGCCTTCGACGCGCGCGCCGAAGCGCACACGGACGTGCGAAAACGCTCGCAAGCGTTCGTGCAAGAACTCCAAGAAGCGCGCTTGCTTCATGACGGCGAGGTACGGGTAGCGCGTGTTGAGCGTCGTGAAGTCGGCGACGACTTGCGTGCTCTGCGGTGAGATGAAGCGCGCGCCGCGCGCGCGCGTGTGCGGCAAGGCGAGCAAGTCGTCGGCCAACCCGAGGTCGGCCATGAGCTCCAAGATCGCGGGATGCAGCGTGTCGCCGCGAAAGGAACGATCGAAGTTCCGCGCGGCTTCCAACACCGTCACGTCGATTCCTTGGCGCGCGAGCAGCAACGCGAGGATCATTCCCGCCGGTCCGCCTCCGACGACGCACACGTCCGACATGCTCGGCATTCTCGGCGGCGACGCCGCCGCTCGGTGTATCCACCGAGGCGATCTCAAGGTCGCATGCAGCACGAGGCGGCGTCACGGCGAAGTTCATGAGGACCGTGTAAACTCGAGGTCGGAGTCTCGTGTTCACCCTGGGTCTGCTGGCACTCAACTTGTCACTGCTCGTGACGCTGTCCTTTCTGGGCAGCCTCGCGTTTCGAGCGTGGCCGTTGTCGCACGATCGCCGCACGCGCTTTTGGCTGTCGGGGTTCGCGGCCGTGTCCGGCGTGGTGTTGATGCTCGCCTCCGTCGAAGGGCAACCCGGGGTGCGCCTCGACCTTCGCTACGTTCCCATCGCGTTGATCACCTTGCGGTACGGCTTGGCGTGGGGCGCGCCCGTCGCGGCCGTGATTCTCGCCGCTCGTTTCGGCATCGGGGGGCCGGGCGCGACGTACTCGATTTACGTCGCGCTGGGCGTGCTCGCCATCTCGGTGTGGGCGCAACCGCTCGCGCGCGACCTTCGCGCGTGGCGTCCTCGCGCGTGGCGCCGCTTTTCGCTGGCGTTCTTGCTGCTCGGCGCGCTGGTCGTGACCGGAACGGCCGCCGGGCTGTTTCCCGGCGCGAGCGGCCTGCACGCGAACCTCGTGATGTTGACGGCGTACACGGTCCTCGTCGTGGCGCTCAGCGTACTCGGCCTCGCGCTGAGCTTCGCGGTGATCGATTCGCGCTTGCGCTTGCTGGAACTCGGCGCGACGTACCGAGCGCAAGCGTTCACGGACGCCTTGACGGACTTGCCCAACCGCCGAGCGTTCAACGAAGCGCTTTCGTCGCTTCCGGCGGGGCAGTCGTTGCTGCTGCTCGACGTCGATCACTTCAAGCGCGTCAACGACTCGTTCGGGCATGACGTCGGCGATGACGTGCTGCGCTGGATCGGCCGTCGGCTTTCGGACACCGTCCGCAAGGAGGACGGCGTGTTTCGGCTTGGCGGCGAGGAGTTCGCGGTGCTGCTGCGCACGACGTCGAGCGAGGAAACGCTCGTGGTCGCGCGTCGCCTCGTGTCGAGCGTGCGCGACGCGCCCAACGGGCCCGCCCACGGCGTTCGCGTCACCTTGTCGGGCGGGTTGGCGAGGCGCGCCGCGCACGAGCGGGGCGCGGACGCGTACCGCCGGGCCGACGAAGCGTTGTACCTCGCCAAGACGAGCGGCCGCGATCGCCTCGCGATCGCGGCGCGCGCCTCGACGCTCACCCCGAGCGGCGTGACGACGCAGGAAGTGCTGCCGGGCGCGACGGATTTCAGCGCGCGCCGGTCGTTGTGGCGCACGGTGCGCGCGACGTTGTCGGCGCTTCAGAGCGAGCGCGACGTCACGCTCGACGAGTGGGCGGCGCTTCTCGACGGAGCCGTGACGAGCGTGCCGGGCGCGGACGCGGGCACGCTCGACGTGCTCGACGGCGGCGAGTTCCGCACGGTCGCGCAGCACGGCTTGACGCCCGACGTCGTGAACGGTCGGCAATCGGTCGGCGAACGCTTCGCTTGGTACGG
This DNA window, taken from Deinococcus yavapaiensis KR-236, encodes the following:
- the kynU gene encoding kynureninase, which translates into the protein MRRGDFATPRGKIYLDGNSLGPLPSRAKEELLARLDEWEQRAVEGWDAWFDFAERLSPSLARLVGARDDEVIATGSITSNMHALLATFYRPQGPRRHLVATSLDFPSDLYALNSWAEREGAEVRLIPSRDGYTLHDDDVDAALAGDVALAWLPTVLYRSGQLLDVSRWTRVAHDRGLLIGWDAAHSAGSVPHAFHDDEVDFAVWCHYKYVNAGPGAPGGLFVHDRHFDRVPGLAGWWGHDKASQFEMAPTFRKARGAGAFQIGTPSILALGALKGALEAFDELGMTAIRGRSLELTAHLTRLVDEVLPEVRIVTPREAARRGGHVALAHPEAGALSLALRARGIVPDFREPDILRLAPVALYNDEADLERTVRVLRDLLDSGAHRDAVAASLVK
- a CDS encoding cyclase family protein, whose protein sequence is MRDVTRQLTPGHPNWPGDEPYRLEPRLRISGGDAVNTVLIATSSHTGTHVDAPFHYDDAGLQLHEVPLSVWVGPCRVLSATGFDVVPASVLDGAGDLPERVLLYTGQPARWETFPTTFSALSPELIRALAERGVKLVGTDAPSVDPLTSKTLDAHMACKEAGVFILEGLDLDGVAPGAYELVCLPLPLWGGDGAPARVILR
- a CDS encoding phosphotransferase family protein, which produces MARLNVSLAVRTAARALSGGPIVTARHIPRALRSTFGSVETLDGWNGETASYARARADGAPPLFVKYRRALDFDARAFARFQRETLYLRAFAPRVDVPHAALLHAASDDATRKAHVVLRDLTDETRGWGDLDERERLAKLPHFTAIVARLHGAWAGHAALSEHPTFPWAPVKVAEKARAALARVPAFGVPSDIEAAAKRLRAPNALETLLSAPTIATMTHGDLHFGQVLFSERGAYLVDYQHAGVAPLGFDLAHLLGLRLSLVERRALEDEVLAAYARALEPFGVKPDLHAELRVGAILNFVAMWRRSAREPSETFRNLLVRAGVLLHDVGVTT
- a CDS encoding FAD-dependent oxidoreductase, which encodes MSDVCVVGGGPAGMILALLLARQGIDVTVLEAARNFDRSFRGDTLHPAILELMADLGLADDLLALPHTRARGARFISPQSTQVVADFTTLNTRYPYLAVMKQARFLEFLHERLRAFSHVRVRFGARVEGLTTRDGRVTGVTARTDDGIIDVPATLTVGADGRFSKVRDLASLPLHVHSPGQDVLWFALPRRASDPSGFVDLYLGGPHCIVTTDHGERWQVGYSIEKGSYARAKAAGVTALRRAVEETIPWLADRASLLTDWRQVQLLSVQVARAPRWHRDGLLLIGDAAHPISPIGGLGINMAVQDAIAAANRLSAPLRAGALRERHLRSVQRARAWQIAVLQAQQVVEEREVITIHGGATLHVPMLALRMLHRLPGLRRVPAYITAYGLRPERLRR
- a CDS encoding diguanylate cyclase domain-containing protein, coding for MFTLGLLALNLSLLVTLSFLGSLAFRAWPLSHDRRTRFWLSGFAAVSGVVLMLASVEGQPGVRLDLRYVPIALITLRYGLAWGAPVAAVILAARFGIGGPGATYSIYVALGVLAISVWAQPLARDLRAWRPRAWRRFSLAFLLLGALVVTGTAAGLFPGASGLHANLVMLTAYTVLVVALSVLGLALSFAVIDSRLRLLELGATYRAQAFTDALTDLPNRRAFNEALSSLPAGQSLLLLDVDHFKRVNDSFGHDVGDDVLRWIGRRLSDTVRKEDGVFRLGGEEFAVLLRTTSSEETLVVARRLVSSVRDAPNGPAHGVRVTLSGGLARRAAHERGADAYRRADEALYLAKTSGRDRLAIAARASTLTPSGVTTQEVLPGATDFSARRSLWRTVRATLSALQSERDVTLDEWAALLDGAVTSVPGADAGTLDVLDGGEFRTVAQHGLTPDVVNGRQSVGERFAWYGGSDAEWRAGSPRVLHGERVAARAANAASALADARDFEDLPDVASRTNSVQATLCLPIVVDGHVVAHLNLDSFVRFDAFGPDAHVVASEFAVQIGALLGARARRERERRRRSELEALVDVGVALGPVRTLEDAALVLTQHARALFDTTRVTYLRYDPVEDTLRSDILGGRGGKFKMPRGTGAAWAALSSGAIVRTGKAEAVLAIPLDEHGVLVAVRDASRPFTDDDERLAQALSNFAVAALSRTRGSERLSDVP